The window caaaattagttaaaataatcaaaaagaaaattataatcacTACAATGACATTCATTCATCCCTTTGGGCATGGGATGAATAAAACAATCTTGCAAAACAAAGTTTACACACCTTATAATAGATCTAACATGCTAGAACCTATCCTAAGGCTATGATCCCAATTGTTGGGAACCCCGGATTACTCCATTCTCATGCCTTGGATcgcatagggtgcatgcaagtCTATCGTAGACCCTTTAAATCTATTGGAGTGAATAAACatgtatttaaaaacaatatgcatatcatagaaaatatagatctagagaatatgcaagaacttgcttgatcatatctaGGAGAGGGGGACAGTTATCACGAAGAATAATTATCCTTTCTCTTTGTTCAATTATAAACTTATATtagtgttttaataaaaatcattttagaaaaaacaaaatttatttccttgTAGCAAATTTCTCTCATGTGGACATGGTCATACTACAATGAAATATCTCCCCTTGCTTTCAAGGAACATACTTATTTTCCTCAACTTTTATAGGAAATGAATGCATACAAGCTATTGCATtttcttcctcaaaatttcatGTCGCCCTCCTTTCAATTCAATCGAGATCAAGAATGAAAATACCAATAAGTTAattgtaataattttatttttattaatttataatttataatataaaaattattcataattatcataattttatttttgttaattcaGAATAGTATTATTTGGAATAAAACATAGATGCAAATTGCTTCAAAGCATGTTTATAAGAAATGAGAAGCTTAAATATCCACTCTTGTCCTATAAATTGACTCATAAAACAACAGCAAACAAGAAAAAGTATGTAACGTAACAATCATAAGAATTATAGTGCCAGAGCAAGGAAACGAGGTTTGCCCTAATTGACATAGGGCCCACCATCATTCAACGTACACGCAAGAAAATGATGATTGTGTAATGCTACAGGGCAAATACaagagaaaatttgaagaaaaatcacaTCAGCTGCAGGAATTAAACACCTTCCCAAGAAAATGGAATATCAATCGGCAGATCTACTCCAGTCACAACTGTTATAATCAGCACCACCCAGTTGGCTACCGACATCAGTGGCCGGAATTAAACAACTACCCAAGCAAATGGAATATGAGTCGACAGAGCTGCTGCAATCACAACTCTTATAAGTAGCACCACCAACTCGGCTACCCTCGTCGAAGTAATTCCCTGCCGGGATGGTTGATTAACAATCTCTACTTTCCCAAATCTGTAAGAAAATTTCAGCACTCCTGATGAATCAgaaccaccattttttttcactgAGTATTTCACTGTCTTGCCAACTCCAGCTCCCTTTGGATAACTAAAATGTGTTCTCAGACGACCCCAAAGGGTCCTTTCAAGATTAAAGAGTTCCTTGAACGATACACATACCTTCCCAATATATTTGTCTCCAAGGGCCCGGCTGCGGTATAATTTGATCTCAAGCTTAACAACATCATGTTCAACAGCCTGCTTCCCTATCATGCATGTAGTGGTGAAGTTCCATGCCGGgttgcccccccccccccccccccctttctTGTCCACTGGGGTTCTTTTCTCCGTGTTGGGATGGCCTGCAATTGAAATATTTGCGTAAACGTTCGTTCTTTGTGTTTCCCGTACCTCAAGATTTCGAGCTGAAATGAGGGTGATCTCGAACATCCTCCATTCCATGATTTTGGTCTGTGTGTTTCTAAATCCAAAGAAACAAATCCGATAACGCCTCTTTGAAGGAATTGTGAGTCAACTTCCCCACTTGCAATATCTTGTGGAATATAAATGAAGGAAGCTACGGTGATAGTAGAGCTTAATCCAAATATCCTTCGATGGGTTGAACAAGTCTTGATGTAACTAACCGACCCATCAGAGAAAATTATTGCAAGTGGTTCGATATTTCTGAGCACCAAGTAAAATTTATCAATGTTGATGACACCATCTCCATACCACTGCTTTTATCTATTTTCTGTTCCtatttctaataataaaattgattattagGAGTTCCATGCTACGATTGAATGGTTTTGCAATtctaaaatcctttgaaataaaatgtgtattatttgaaaaataaaaaataaaaatcaaagcaCGAGTAATACACCGAAACATCAAAGTATATATGAGCAACACATATACACACTGAAATTAGAAATGTTattgagaattattattttttccatttcgaTTTTAAGTGAAGAATTtctattttgaagcttaaaaattctttatatgAAAAGACAAGAAATTCTTTTCTTTACATGAATCACATGCAGTTTTGAATCATTcaatgtatttattatttattatttatattctaTCTTAATAAAGAATtgcttatatttaattatattggctttttacatttaaaaaattctatagTTAATTTATCTTCCATGTTGAACTgatatttttcaagttttgaaTCATTCAATGTATTTATTTCAGCTATCAGGTGGAAAGTGGGTGGGTAGGTACATTGAGCATGCATTAAAATTTCCCCAAAGCTTGACGAAATTTTAGGGGCCATCAACCAAAACTATaataaagaggaaaattatatatgcatatattttgATCCGATAAGaattagataaaaaagaaaattcagaaTGGCAATATTTGGAATAAAACATAGAAGCAATTGCTTCATCTCATGtttataagaaatgaaatcCTTAACAACAGCAAACAAGAAAAAGTATGTAACGTAACAATCATAAGAATTACAGTACAAGAGCGAGGAAATGAGGTTTGCTTTAATTGACATAGTGCGCCCACCATCATTCAACGTCCACGCATGCTGAAGAAAATGATGATTATGCAATGCTAAAGGGCCAATACAAAgagaaatattgaagaaaaatcacATCAGCGGCCGGAATTAAACACCTACCCAAGAAAATGGAATATCAATCGACAGAGCTGCTGCAATCACAACTCTTATAAGCAGCACCACCAACTCGGCTACCCTCGTCGAAGTAATTCCCTGCCGGGATGGTTGATTAACAATCTCTAGTTTCCCAAATCTGTAAGAAAATTTCAGCACTCCTGATGAATCAgaaccaccattttttttcactgAGTATTTCACTGTCTTGCCAACTCCAGCTCCCTTTGGACAACTAAAAAGTGTTCTCAGACGACCCCAAAGTGTCCTTTCCAGATTAAAGAGTTCCTTGAACGATACACATACCTTCCCAATATATTTGTCTCCAAGGGCCCGGCTGCGGTATAATTTGATCTCAAGCTTAACAACATCATGTTCAACAGCCTGCTTCCCTATCATGCATGTAGTGGTGAAGTTCCATGCTGGGTTGGCCCCCCCTTTCTTGTCCACTGGGGTTCTTTTCTCCGTGTTGGGATGGCCTGCAATTGAAATCTTTGCGTAAACCTTCGTTTTTTGTGTTTCCCGTACATCAAGATTTCGAGCTGAAATGAGGGTGATCTCGAACATCCTCCATTCCATGATTTTGGTCTGTGTGTTTCTAAAGCCAAAGAAATATTGCTGGGCGCAAAAGAGGGAACTTGTATTCTAATATCTTGCTGAACGCGTCTTTGAAGGACTTGTGAGTCAACTTCCCCACTTGCAATATCTTGTGGAATATAAATGAAGGAAGCTACAGTGATACCAGAGTTTAACCCAAATATCCTTCTATGGGTTGAACAAGTCTTGATGTGGTTAACCGAGCCATCAGAGAAAATTATTGAATATGTCATTAACTCATTGTAAGGATGGTTCGATATTTCTGAGCACCAAGTAAAATTTATCACACTCCATCTCTATACCACTGCTTTTATCTATTTTCTGTTCCtatttctaataataaaattgattattagGAGTTCCATGCTACGATTGAATGGTTTTGCAATtctaaaatcctttgaaataaaatgtgtattatttgaaaaataaaaaataaaaatcaaagcacgagaaattattttctttacatgaATCACACGCAGTTTTGAATCATTCAATGTATTTGAATCAttcttttctttacatttttcttctatttaaatttgttaaccAATTTTAATAGTTGaactttaatcaaataaatttccatCACCGTGCAAGGTCAACATAAAGAAaactaatttcaaaatatttacaaagaaGATTCCTATGAGATTTAGTGGCTCATTTTTAAAACCaacttttgaaatatatatttcttgtaTATGTCACCACAAACACATGTGGGCAAAAAAATTTAGTAACTTGTCAACTTTAATTAGTATATATTATAACTTTCAATACATGAAAGGtgtatcaaaatcaaataaaactaaaggaaaattatgttttgaggcccaaatttttagaaaaataaaatttttaaaaaataaataaacatttggTGTCCTTACTCTTAGTTATTCTAGCCTTAAAGcacagtttttttaaaatataaaataaaataaaataaaatcctaaagtGCCCAAAAATAGTAACTCTCAAAAGTACTCTTCCCTATTTTATAAACCCATATATGTTACTAAATATAcccatctttttatttttattttatctttttagtttatAAACCCAAATATGCTAAATGTACCCTcccttttttattatctttatcaTTTACAAAAAGTTTCTAGAATTATCAAATTTGTAggtaaatattataattatatttttttcattaaacataaatagtaacattaaaaaaattaacaatgaacactaataatttaaaattttatctaaatttttatctactttaaaaaatattaaattacaaggaagaaatataaataaatagattttatatgtatttaagaatataaaagacatgatgatatgaatgattatttttgcttaaaaaatatttataattttatttacaaatgtaCGTTTCACTTGTAttcaattattatataaaataaaataaataaataaataacttattaagaaaattatcatttacGTTTTAAAAACAATGCTAAAATGTTTCCCATTTCCTCATCCATtttcttaagaagaaaaaacaaaaaagctaTATTTTGCATGTCAGTTCAACTCTTACACGAAAGGTATCAATGAGTGAAGCAAGACTTTTAGTGTGTCTAATCttggtgatttttttatattttaaatcttaaaattgttattataaGAAGTGAAATATTGTGATGAAATAGGGAAATTAATCCATTAGAGGCAATGACCTTATTTGGATGCAATTGACTGGGGTGTCCAATAATATGGAGTTATgaataaacttttattaatgGCTTTTGATGAGTACTATCACACAAGATGCAGAGATGTTGTGTCAAAGCACCTTTATCTTGAAGGTTACAATTCTAAAGTGATCTAAAGAATCTTCGGAAGATTAAATTCTCAACTACCATTTATTCCTCTTGAGGGATGAAAATGAGATGGGTTCAAGAGGGCACATCTTAATTCTAACCCGACCCTATTTATTAAAGCTATTACCATTttcattacaataaaaaaaatgaaataaataaataaatggtgtGGGACCCCTATTATTTAAAGCTATTACCATCTCCATcacaattaaaaaaacttaaaaagaaaattaaatgggGTGGGATCCCTATTATTTAAAGCTATTACCATCTCcatcacaataaaaaaatgaaaaaacaaaaataaaggggGTGGATCCCTATTATTTAAAGCTATTACCGTCTCCATCACaattaaaagtgaaaaaataaatttaaatgggATGGGACCCCtattatttaaaactattagtcacaataaaaaaaatgaaaaaaaattaaatggggttGGATGAGACAAATGGGAATGGAATCCCCGgcaccatttaaaaatatacatctaatttgttccatttaattttttattattttttaagtttcttcttttaaattttttaattttaaattacattagaagtaaatagaacttaaaaataaataaatattatattagagaattatatattttaattgatgtGTGAAACaaggggaaaataaaataaaaaaataaaattttaaacctaCTTATATATACAATCAAAGTTAGATAAGTCATAATACTCAAATCTATCATGAATCTAACTCgtatttagaaaacaatttttcaaacttGCCCTTGATCTATTTATCTTTGCCCTAAACTTATCGTACTAGGATAGAATGGAACAaggaccaaaaagaaaaaaaaaggtcctATTATCGTCCTTATTCACATTGGGTTCAATTTAGATAATTGAGACTAATTCAATCTCATAAGTTTAGAAGTAGGTTGTGCATTGGGttcaatttttcttgatttcacTCCTTGACCATAGTTGAAACCTTCTTGAATGgtaattttgcattttttgcTCATTCTAGTATATGTAACtatgtttcatttcttttacacATTTAGGAGATTGAGGAATTTGAAGGTTTcagagtttttcttttttttttttggtagttttCTTCCCTATGATAATAATGGAGATGTTAAATGTTTCAGACTTTTCTATAATAGTTGCACATTAAAAATGTAGTTTTTGATCTtactttaatttagttttttattttaaaaaagtttatataatgagcaagaataaaatttagcaacctataaattttataataaatattctcaccaccaaaaaataattttagtaaagGATCAgagtcataattttaaaataataaaaataatcatttcaagACTACTTTTGCTACATGCCATTTTGGCTAAAAAGATAACAAAACATCTAGGCTTAAATAACCATGCATGTTTACGGTTGAGAGAGAGGAATAAAAGCTTGActtgaaaatgataaaatatgacAAAACATTTATAGAAAGGTCATTGTCATTGGATATGACcaagaaatataataaataagaaaataattggaGAAAAATAGAACAACAATgccaaaattttcatgaaatgaATAGAAGTGGTATgtggatttttgttttttcattattttcttttttctttttaagttttggTAATGCCTCTCCTTAGAAACTTCATAAAAGGATTAGGTCTTTATCATGTTgcattttttatacttaataaaaaatcttacGTGTTGAGATTattagttttaatataaaaaaaaatgaggaaatcttattttaaaataaaatttttagctaaatttttttcaaacagGATAAAATGTAGTTTGTATATGTTTACATGACCTTAAATCTTGAAGCATTTTCtatgaattttctatttttagattACAATATAGTTTAAATTATGGAGATAAAGTaaacaagaaataatttataataaaaaatattttttttagctacaaaaatattaagataaaattGTTAAACTTTCAATTGATTGCATTTTAAACACCGAAGAATATACTTTGAACATATTTACATATGTGTTGTTGCATCATCTCCATTTGTTGTTGTTGGTGGTGTAACTGTCCTTGTTGCTATTGCAATTGTCCTTCTTGTTGTAATTGctatttttgatttttaatttgtagTTGTATCTCCTCTTCACGTTGTTTAAAAAGAactatttcttctattttttccttaAGCTTTGATGCAAGAGTTGTGTTTGTCTCTTTTTTGGTTGTGGCTCCAAATACTAATGTAGGAGTTGCACCAAACCCACAAAACCATGTACACGACCATGTCTTTTCAGGCCCATTACTTGTGTGTAAATGTCATCCATTGACAATGGAGCAGATGATGAAGACTCTCCCATTTGTGATTGTGTTAGAGCTACGATAATCTTCTCAAACTGGGCCTGCAAGGATGGTTAAGGAAAATTCACTCGCTCTTAGATTAACATATAAGCATACTGTTATTTTTCtctaataataattatgaaaagaaattaagtACTCACCATAATTTCACGGGATGCATTGTCAACGAGGGTTCCATCCTTTTCTGTGTGTGTATGCTTGAACATCTCTATCCTATTTGGTTGTGTGCCATCCTCTCTTAATTGTGTTTatcatgttaaaaataaaaaacaatttatatttaaattattatactATGATAAACTCATCATGAATAACATATTGTTAAAAATGATGTACTAACTTGTTCATAATGGAGTTGTGCAAAGCTTTTAGACCCTGATGTGTAATTAATCTTCTGTTTAGCTctattttccttatttctctTAGAGATACCTACATTTGATACAAATATAAATGTGaagtaaataaaagtaaataacgTTTCCTCTTTTGGCCTAAAGACAACCATATTGAAACATaacaattacaaaatattaGCTAATAAATTACATGAGCATATTAATATTGTTATGATTTTAGATGTCATCATCATACCAGAAATACTTGACTCAGAGCTATCAGGTTGGGTAGGTAAGTAAGAAATATGCATTGAATCATGAATACATGTCGCATGCCCATGGTTGAAAATACCAAGTGCA is drawn from Vitis riparia cultivar Riparia Gloire de Montpellier isolate 1030 chromosome 18, EGFV_Vit.rip_1.0, whole genome shotgun sequence and contains these coding sequences:
- the LOC117905736 gene encoding protein SRC2-like, giving the protein MEWRMFEITLISARNLDVRETQKTKVYAKISIAGHPNTEKRTPVDKKGGANPAWNFTTTCMIGKQAVEHDVVKLEIKLYRSRALGDKYIGKVCVSFKELFNLERTLWGRLRTLFSCPKGAGVGKTVKYSVKKNGGSDSSGVLKFSYRFGKLEIVNQPSRQGITSTRVAELVVLLIRVVIAAALSIDIPFSWVGV